The following coding sequences lie in one Candidatus Methylomirabilis lanthanidiphila genomic window:
- a CDS encoding 7-carboxy-7-deazaguanine synthase, which translates to MSLQVNEIFYSLQGESTFAGRPCVFVRLTGCNLRCRWCDTTYAYYDGEQRSVEQVLEQVRAYKCPLIEITGGEPLLQEEVYPLIDRLLLEGYEVLIETGGSLSVDRLDPRVVKILDLKAPGSGMDPHNNLENLRYLNRKDQIKFVVADRDDYEWAKRVMTECALADKAQVLFSAVLDELPPRELAEWLLADRLDARLQIQLHKYLWDPNRRGV; encoded by the coding sequence ATGAGCCTCCAGGTTAATGAGATCTTCTATAGCCTTCAGGGCGAATCGACCTTTGCCGGTCGGCCGTGTGTCTTCGTCCGTCTGACCGGGTGCAACCTTCGGTGCCGGTGGTGTGATACGACCTACGCATACTACGACGGCGAGCAACGCTCGGTCGAGCAGGTGCTGGAGCAAGTGCGGGCCTACAAGTGCCCGCTGATCGAGATTACCGGGGGAGAGCCGCTGCTACAGGAGGAGGTGTATCCCCTGATCGATCGCTTGCTCCTTGAGGGGTACGAGGTCCTGATCGAAACAGGCGGGAGCCTCAGTGTCGATCGCCTCGATCCTAGAGTGGTTAAGATCCTGGACCTCAAGGCGCCGGGGAGCGGGATGGATCCGCACAATAATCTTGAGAATCTCCGATATCTCAACAGGAAAGACCAGATCAAATTCGTCGTGGCAGACCGCGACGACTACGAATGGGCCAAGCGGGTGATGACGGAATGCGCCTTGGCTGACAAGGCCCAGGTCCTGTTCTCTGCGGTGTTGGACGAATTACCCCCCCGAGAGCTGGCGGAATGGCTCTTGGCTGATCGACTTGACGCCAGGCTGCAGATTCAGCTCCACAAGTATCTGTGGGATCCGAATCGGCGGGGCGTGTAG
- a CDS encoding 7-cyano-7-deazaguanine synthase, producing MNKRAVVLLSGGVDSATTAAMVKAGGYQLYALTFRYGQRHACEVESARRIAAAIGAVQHLILDLDLRQIGGSALTADIPVPKGRGVEEIGSGIPITYVPARNTVFLSYALAWAEVLDAGHIVLGVNAIDYSGYPDCRPEYIAAFERMANLATKACVEGKSTLTIYTPLIHLTKAEIIRQGAALGVDYRLTWSCYDPTPDGRPCHACDSCILRGKGFAEAGIPDPGPIAL from the coding sequence GTGAATAAGCGCGCTGTGGTCCTGCTGAGCGGTGGGGTCGACTCCGCAACGACAGCCGCGATGGTAAAGGCCGGGGGATATCAGCTTTATGCCCTCACCTTTCGCTACGGCCAGCGTCACGCGTGCGAGGTGGAAAGCGCCCGGCGGATCGCGGCGGCCATCGGCGCCGTCCAGCACCTGATCCTGGACCTCGACCTTCGGCAGATCGGGGGGTCGGCCCTCACTGCCGATATCCCAGTGCCAAAGGGCCGCGGGGTTGAGGAGATCGGCTCCGGTATTCCTATCACCTACGTCCCTGCCCGCAACACCGTCTTTCTCTCTTATGCGCTGGCCTGGGCTGAGGTGCTCGATGCCGGGCACATTGTGCTCGGCGTGAACGCGATCGACTACAGCGGGTACCCGGACTGCCGTCCCGAATATATCGCAGCCTTTGAGCGGATGGCGAATCTGGCGACTAAAGCCTGCGTTGAGGGCAAATCTACACTTACCATCTACACTCCGCTGATCCACCTGACCAAGGCCGAAATTATCCGGCAAGGCGCGGCCCTTGGGGTCGATTACCGGCTCACCTGGAGTTGCTACGACCCGACCCCGGATGGACGGCCCTGTCACGCCTGTGACAGTTGCATACTGCGGGGAAAGGGCTTTGCTGAGGCCGGCATCCCTGACCCCGGCCCCATTGCCTTGTGA